A stretch of Numenius arquata chromosome 11, bNumArq3.hap1.1, whole genome shotgun sequence DNA encodes these proteins:
- the CXXC5 gene encoding CXXC-type zinc finger protein 5: protein MSNSGSHQDTGNKPETEKNNQDDSQPPVNSERRNKSGIISEPLNKSLKKSRPLSHYSTFGSSSSVSEHSEKGNPLANGNEATVDKSHSTSKHKSISSMLSKLDRVSEISSEGQTALQQFAQSTEMLKRVVQEHLPLASDHGTGISDMEAVSAAETMNGPSDFPYLGAFPINPGLFIMTPAGVFLAESALHMAGLAEYPMQNELASAINSGKKKRKRCGMCPPCRRRINCEQCSSCRNRKTGHQICKFRKCEELKKKPSAALEKVMLPTGAAFRWFQ, encoded by the exons ATGTCAAATTCGGGCTCCCATCAAGACACTGGGAACAagccagagactgaaaaaaataaccaagatGACTCTCAACCCCCCGTCAACTCCGAGAGGAGGAACAAAAGTGGAATAATAAGTGAACCTTTGAACAAAAGTCTTAAGAAGTCCCGTCCACTCTCCCACTATTCCACCTTTGGTAGCAGCAGCTCGGTAAGCGAACATTCAGAGAAAGGCAACCCCTTAGCTAATGGCAACGAAGCGACTGTGGATAAAAGTCATTCTACCTCAAAGCACAAAAGCATCTCTAGTATGCTGAGCAAATTAGACCGGGTGTCGGAGATCTCCTCAGAAGGACAGACCGCCCTACAACAGTTTGCTCAGTCGACAGAAATGCTCAAAAGAGTGGTACAGGAGCATCTTCCTCTAGCAAGCGACCACGGGACTGGTATCTCTGACATGGAGGCAGTCTCAGCTGCAGAGACAATGAACGGCCCCTCTGATTTTCCTTACCTGGGGGCTTTTCCCATCAACCCAGGCCTTTTCATTATGACCCCTGCCGGCGTGTTTCTGGCAGAGAGCGCGCTCCATATGGCTGGCTTGGCAGAGTATCCCATGCAGAATGAGTTGGCATCTGCCATCAATTCGGGGAAAAAGAAACGGAAAAGATGCGGCATGTGCCCGCCCTGCCGAAGACGGATAAACTGCGAGCAGTGCAGCAGTTGTAGGAATCGCAAAACTGGCCACCAGATTTGCAAATTCCGAAAATGTGAAGAACTCAAAAAGAAGCCTTCCGCAGCACTGGAG aaGGTGATGCTTCCTACAGGAGCCGCGTTCAGATGGTTCCAGTAG